A region of Vigna radiata var. radiata cultivar VC1973A chromosome 10, Vradiata_ver6, whole genome shotgun sequence DNA encodes the following proteins:
- the LOC106775861 gene encoding branched-chain-amino-acid aminotransferase-like protein 2, which yields MVKSEMAESEVEVIHSWSAPRSLSTSLMYSFAQRDDIEVLDEPLYANFLRVTGLDRPYREELLSKMESDGNKVTTDIIFGPGRKKYRFCKHISKQRLQGLTGDLMKKGKHFILIRNPLDILPSFDKVVPPSFYELGLAELVCIYNELRETGKAPPVIDAAELQQDPEATLRGLCDDLEIPFQPAMLKWEAGPKEIDGLWAPWWYKTVHKSTGFEKPRKYPEPFPFSLYNLLEQSLPLYKMLRRHVKKKSSLLSSPLPTPDLPVPANEKLLAWVGDEIVPRDSAKVSVFDSVVQGGDSVWEGLRVYNGKIFKLEEHLDRLFDSAKALAFENVPNRDEIKEAIFRTLIRNGMFDNSHIRLSLTRGKKVSSGMSPAFNLYGCTLIVLAEWKPPVYDNTRGIALVTATTRRNSPNNLDSKIHHNNLLNNILAKIEGNNAKADDAIMLDQDGYLSETNATNIFVVKKGRVLTPHADYCLPGITRATVMDLVVKEQLILEERRISLSEVHTADEVWTTGTMGELSPVVKVDGRIIGNGEVGAITRRLQAAYKKLTEGSGIPIPNYVKT from the exons AGGGATGACATAGAAGTGCTTGATGAGCCTCTCTATGCAAATTTCCTTAGAGTAACAGGTCTTGATAGACCGTATAGAGAGGAGCTACTCTCAAAAATG GAATCTGATGGAAATAAGGTCACTACTGACATAATTTTTGGTCCAGGAAGGAAGAAATATAGATTCTGCAAG CATATATCAAAGCAACGCTTACAAGGTTTGACTGGTGATCTAATGAAGAAAGGAAAGCACTTCATTCTGATAAGAAATCCTCTTGATATATTG CCATCCTTTGATAAGGTTGTCCCTCCATCTTTCTATGAGTTGGGTTTGGCAGAGCTGGTTTGTATATACAATGAACTTCGTGAGACTGGAAAGGCACCACCTGTTATTGATGCTGCAGAACTTCAACAAGATCCTGAG GCTACCCTACGTGGTCTCTGTGATGATCTGGAGATTCCCTTTCAACCTGCTATGCTCAA GTGGGAAGCAGGTCCAAAGGAAATAGATGGCTTGTGGGCCCCTTGGTGGTACAAGACTGTGCATAAATCTACTGGTTTTGAGAAACCTAGAAAGTATCCAGAG CCATTTCCTTTTTCTCTGTACAATTTGTTGGAACAAAGTCTACCCCTGTATAAGATGCTTCGGCGTCATGTGAAGAAAAAATCATCTCTTCTGAGCTCTCCTTTACCTACTCCCGATCTTCCTGTTCCTGCAAATGAGAAATTGCTTGCTTGGGTTGGTGACGAGATTGTACCTCGTGATAGTGCTAAG GTTTCTGTATTTGATTCAGTAGTCCAAGGAGGTGACTCGGTTTGGGAGGGACTTCGGGTGTATAATGGAAAGATATTTAAGCTTGAGGAGCATCTAGACAG GTTATTTGATTCAGCAAAGGCTTTAGCTTTTGAAAATGTTCCTAATCGGGATGAG ATAAAGGAAGCAATTTTCAGAACTTTGATTAGGAATGGCATGTTTGACAATTCACACATACGGCTTTCCCTAACACGAGGGAAAAAG GTTTCTTCTGGGATGAGCCCAGCATTCAATCTTTATGGCTGTACATTAATTG TGCTTGCTGAATGGAAACCCCCAGTGTATGATAATACCCGTGGTATAGCTCTTGTAACTGCTACAACACGCCGTAATTCACCAAAT aACTTGGATTCAAAGATTCATCACAATAATCTTCTCAATAACATACTTGCAAAG ATTGAAGGCAATAATGCAAAAGCAGATGACGCAATCATGCTTGACCAAGATGGTTATTTGTCAGAAACCAATGCAACTAACATT TTCGTGGTTAAAAAAGGCCGTGTTTTGACACCTCATGCCGATTACTGTCTTCCTGGCATTACTCGTGCAACT GTGATGGACCTTGTTGTGAAAGAACAGTTAATCTTAGAGGAGCGCAGAATCAGCTTGTCAGAAGTTCATACTGCAGATGAG GTCTGGACAACTGGAACAATGGGAGAACTGAGCCCA GTTGTGAAGGTTGATGGTCGCATAATTGGCAATGGAGAAGTTGGAGCAATCACTAGAAGATTGCAGGCTGCATATAAAAAGTTGACAGAAGGGTCTGGTATACCTATACCAAACTATGTTAAGACTTGA